A window of Chlorobium phaeobacteroides DSM 266 genomic DNA:
GAAAGAGGGGCGCGTGAAGGCAATCGGGCGCTATGTTGATCGGCTGCTTGTTATTTTTGACTTCGAGGTTGAATTTTTCCGGCGTCATGGTATCCGCGCGGAATTTGTGGGCCATCCGGTTATCGAAGAGCTTTCTGCTGTTTCTTTGCCGCCCCGGGAGCTCTTTTTTCGACGGCACCATATTCTCCCTGGTCAGCGGCTGGTCGGTATGCTGCCTGGAAGCCGCAGGCAGGAGATTGCTCTTGTTTTTCCGGAAATGCTGAAAGCTGCCCGAATGCTTGCGGCTGACTATGATGTGGTGTTTCTGCTGGGCAGGTCGCCGCAGATGGATGAAAAGCATTTCAGTCTTGTTTCTGCATTTGATGATATCAGGATTGTCGAGTGCACGGCTTATGAAGTTATGCGGTTCAGCGAGCTTGAGCTGGTAACCTCTGGAACCGCAACGCTGGAATCGCTCTGTTTTGGGGTTCCGATGATTGTTCTCTATAAAACAGCCTGGCTGAACTATGCTGTTGGTCGCCTTCTTGTCAGGCTAACGAGTATCTCGCTGGCCAATATTGTCACAAAAGGGCTTGGTTCAAAAGATCAGGTTGTCCCCGAACTGTTGCAGCATGAAGCGACCGCTTCGGGAATTTACATGATTGCGCGGCGTTTACTTGATCATCCGCAGCTTCTTGCCGAAATGCGGCAGGAACTTCTCGATGCAAGGGAAAAACTGGCCAGCGCCTCTCCGTCGCAGATTATTTCAGAGATACTACAGGAATATCTTTAACAATGTTAGTAAACAATGGAAAAAGCTGCTGATCTTCTTCTTGGTAATCCAGTGCTGCTCTTAATCGCGGTGATTGCCGCCGTGATGGTTCTTTTTTCGTGCCTCAGGAATATGTTTCGGCTGGCTCTTTTTGCTGCAGCCCTCTTTGTGCTCTATATCGCTTATTTGTCTCTGACCGGAGGCGATGCTCCGGCAGCGGTACGTGAAATACAGGAAACGATTGCAGCTTCCTTCAGTCACGTGTCAACCATGATCAAGTCGTTTTTTGATCTGTTGAAATCCCGATGAGAGGGGTGCCTGATATGAGCGGTTATTTTTTATTCAGCATTGCTTCGCTAAGCGCCCCTGTCGGGCAGGATGTGGATAGCTTTTGATAGTCGGGTTCATGTTCCGTTCCATACTGTTCAAGCGTTCTGACACAGATGCCGCAATCAACGCACTTTTCCCGCTCGATGCGAATATCGGTTCCTGAAATGATCTCAAAATCGAGTTTTTCTTCGAGTTTGCAGCTACCTGAAGGAAGGTAGAGAGCCGCAAGTTCACGAAGTCGACAGTTATCAATGGCGTTGCATCGACATTGAAGGCAGCGCAGGGCTTCCTGAGCGGCATCTTCAGGAGAGAGTCCGAGAACAACTTCCCTGAACGTGCCAGATCGCTCCAGGAGCGAAATTTCGGGCAAGGCAATCTTTTCAAAAGGGTTTGCTTTGCTGTAGAATGCTTCGGGAGCCTGGTCTCTGGGGCCGTAGGAGGAGTTGAACTGTTGAGGTTTGCCAACGACAGGCTTGCCCTGCAGAAAAAGATGGATCGAATGAGCGGCACGTCTGCCCTCGCTGACGGCAGTGATCGCCAGGTCAGGTCCTGTTACGCAGTCACCGGCGCTGAAAATACCGGCAATGTTCGATTGCAGCGTCGCCTGGTTAACGTCGAAGGTGCCTTCAGGGCTTGTTCCGATCCCGGCAGCCATAGCAATTGAACAGTCTACCTGTTGACCTGTTGCAGAGATGACCGTATTTGCTGCTATGGTGAATTCGCTCCCGTTGATCGGTACAGGTTTTTTTCGTCCGCTTTCATCCGGCTCTCCTTGACGCATGGCGATAGCGGTGATTTCGGTGAATCCGTTCATGC
This region includes:
- the lpxB gene encoding lipid-A-disaccharide synthase — encoded protein: MPKKLFVLAGEVSGDLHAAGVVAELLKARPDVRVFGIGGEKLRALGAELFYDTRRMSIMGFLEVLKHAGFLQRVIREMKELVRQEKPDLAFLVDYPGMNLLMARFFHEEGVPVIYYISPQVWAWKEGRVKAIGRYVDRLLVIFDFEVEFFRRHGIRAEFVGHPVIEELSAVSLPPRELFFRRHHILPGQRLVGMLPGSRRQEIALVFPEMLKAARMLAADYDVVFLLGRSPQMDEKHFSLVSAFDDIRIVECTAYEVMRFSELELVTSGTATLESLCFGVPMIVLYKTAWLNYAVGRLLVRLTSISLANIVTKGLGSKDQVVPELLQHEATASGIYMIARRLLDHPQLLAEMRQELLDAREKLASASPSQIISEILQEYL